From the genome of Streptomyces sp. JH34:
GCAGCACCAGCCACGCGTCGTCGCCCTCGGAGTAGAGGCTGCCGTCGATGTGGTGGTAGGCGCCGGGCGCGATGAAGCCCGGCCCTCCGATGAACGAGTCACCGAACGGCTTCTCGGCATTGCCCTCGACGAGCCTGTACGGGCCCTCGACCCCGCCCTCGCTCACGAGCATGAACGAGCCGACCTTCTTGGAGTGGTCGCCCATGCAGGCGACCATGTACCACTTCCCCCGGAAGAGGTGCAGTTCCGGGGCCCAGGCCTGGCCGCGCTTGCCGAACTGCTCGTCGTACCAGTACTCCTGCCACGGCGCGACGACGGTGCGCCCGGGCCGGTTCTCATCGGTGAACTCGGGCGACCACACCTTGCCCTTCTCGGCTCCGGGGCGGATCCGTGTCGTGTCGGCCAGCTTCCAGGGCCCCGCGAGCGAGCGGGCGGTCCAGACGAAGATGCCGTCGTTCCAGGGGCCGGCCGCTTCGAGGCCGGGCACCCGGGTGGTACCCGTGGCGACGTAGAGCGGACGGCCGTCGACGACGAAGCAGTTGACGTAGGTGTCCCGCATCCACACCACTCCGCGCTCCTTGTCACGGGGGCGGAGCTCCAGCGGGAGGACGAAGGAGTTGTCCTCGCGGGGCCACAGGTCGGCCCGGGTGTCCGCGAGGCCGTAGGGCTCGGGGTCGGGCCAGTTCGCCGGGTACCTCCGCTTCGACGCAGCAGGGGTGTGGGCGGTCGGAGCCGGTGCGGCCGCGGCCTGCGCGCCCGGCGCGGCGGCCACGGGCAGCGCCGCCGCGGCCCCGACACCGGCCGCTCGGGCCAGCAGGGAACGCCGGGCGGGATGCGGCCTGTTCTCGGTGTTGGTCATCTGTCACGTACTCCTTCGTCGGCCCAGGTGTCCGGGGCTCCGGGGTGCCGTCGCCCTCCGGGAGGCCTCCGGCGGGCATGCCGGATCGCCGGACCGGGCCGGCCGGTTCAGTTCGGGTCAGTTCAGGTCAGGTCAGCCGCGGCCGTCACGAGCGGTACCGGCCGGCGCTCGAGCCGCGCAGCTGTCGGGCTGAGCCGTCACGGACAGCCCTTCCGGGGCACCGGTGCGGCTACGGCCGGACACGGCACCGGCGCCCGTCGGCACGGGCCCGCGCTCGTCGCGCCCCGCCGGAGACGAGCCGCGGGGCCGTCCTTGGATGGCATGTCGATCAGCATGCGAACGCCTGTCGATCTCCGTCAACCGACCATGGAATTAATCCGGAGTGTCCGGCTCGTCGGCATATCTGCGCTGCCCCGCGTTTCCGCAGGTCGGCGGTGTTCCGGCCGACCCACCACATACATCACGATCGAATAACGGAACGCTCCGGCCTCGTCCGGGAACCTCAAGTTCAGCTCTGAACGTCCCCTTTCCCGGGTTCACCCGCGCCCGGCGGGGCCATGACCCCTGCACGGAACGGGGAGGGGACACCATGAAGCTGGGCATCGGTATCGGATGGCGGCCGGAGATCGCGGACGCCGTAGAGGCCCTGCCGGGAGTCGACTGGGTCGAGGCGGTCGCGGAGAACCTCTGCGCGGACCACCTCCCCGATTCCCTCGTGCGGCTGCGGGAGCGCGGGGTCACGGTCGTCCCGCACGGCGTGTCGCTGGGCCTGGGCGGGGCCGACCGCCCGGACCCCGTCCGCCTCGCGGGCCTGGCGGCGCGGGCCGAACTGCTGGGCGCCCCCCTGGTGACGGAGCACATCGCGTTCGTACGCGCCGGAGGGCCGCCCACCGCCTCGCCGGTCCTGGAAGCGGGCCACCTGCTGCCGGTGCCGCGGACCTGGGACGCGCTGGACGTGCTGTGCGAGAACGTGCGGGTCGCACAGGACTCGCTGCCCGTCCCGCTGGCCCTGGAGAACATCGCCGCGCTGATCTCCTGGCCCGGCGAGGAGATGACCGAGGGTCAGTTCCTCGCGGAGCTGGTCGAGCGCACGGGCGTGCGCCTGCTGATCGACGTCGCCAATCTGCACACCAACCACGTCAACCGTGGCGAGGACCCCGCGACCGCCCTCGACGAGCTCCCGGTGGAGGCCGTCGCGTACGTCCATGTCGCGGGCGGCGTCGAGAAGGACGGCGTCTGGCACGACACGCACGCCCACCCCGTGACGGGCCCCGTCCTGGACGTGCTGAGCGAACTCCGCTCCCGTGTCGACCCGCCGGGGGTCCTGCTGGAGCGCGACGACGACTTCCCGCCGGCCGAGGAGCTGGCCGGTGAACTGACCGCGATCCGCGGCACCCTGGCCTCCGCCGCCGCAGGGCCCCGGCCTGCCCGGCAGCGGCCCGCCCGGGCCACGGAGCCGTCGACCCGTGCCGCCGGGGCCCGCGAGCGGA
Proteins encoded in this window:
- a CDS encoding family 43 glycosylhydrolase, which produces MTNTENRPHPARRSLLARAAGVGAAAALPVAAAPGAQAAAAPAPTAHTPAASKRRYPANWPDPEPYGLADTRADLWPREDNSFVLPLELRPRDKERGVVWMRDTYVNCFVVDGRPLYVATGTTRVPGLEAAGPWNDGIFVWTARSLAGPWKLADTTRIRPGAEKGKVWSPEFTDENRPGRTVVAPWQEYWYDEQFGKRGQAWAPELHLFRGKWYMVACMGDHSKKVGSFMLVSEGGVEGPYRLVEGNAEKPFGDSFIGGPGFIAPGAYHHIDGSLYSEGDDAWLVLHNNLYAKFREDMEDIVPTTNLPAFRQTPYAPEPYLEGAYVFKHGGKYFLLHAAWDRTSVDAYGTPRHAYDVGGTGRVQYQYDAVAAVSDSFEGPYSGRWTVGVGAGHNNFFEDSHGDLWATFFRNPNFGYWSSPSRLADAAVPGVVRVEWTGPKGNRLYVRRQARD
- a CDS encoding DUF692 domain-containing protein is translated as MKLGIGIGWRPEIADAVEALPGVDWVEAVAENLCADHLPDSLVRLRERGVTVVPHGVSLGLGGADRPDPVRLAGLAARAELLGAPLVTEHIAFVRAGGPPTASPVLEAGHLLPVPRTWDALDVLCENVRVAQDSLPVPLALENIAALISWPGEEMTEGQFLAELVERTGVRLLIDVANLHTNHVNRGEDPATALDELPVEAVAYVHVAGGVEKDGVWHDTHAHPVTGPVLDVLSELRSRVDPPGVLLERDDDFPPAEELAGELTAIRGTLASAAAGPRPARQRPARATEPSTRAAGARERTGLAQTALLSALVAGAPAPAGFDRRRLGVQSRALAAKRADVIAKVAPELPEILGDGYRDSFLAYARNRPMSAGYRRDALGFAEHLLVTGRPADGAARRRLTRWWQERAAPRPPRRSTRLVRAARSALLGR